Within the Deltaproteobacteria bacterium genome, the region GCGCCACGTGTTGATCGTCTTGCAGCAGTTTGAGTGTACGGTACACCGTAGCGATTCCTATCTTGCCCAGCTCACGCTGCGCCTGGGTGTGGATCTCTTGTACTGCGAGCGGGCCACTGGCGGCTTGTAAGACACGCAGAATCGCGTCGCGCTGCTTGGTCTGCCGTCGTTTGGCTCCCGCATCACGAGGCGTGGCAAAGAATCGAGTCGAAAGCGATGCTGTCACGTGCCGATGATAAAGAACCACGCCCCCGCGCGCAAGAAACACTGCTGGTCCCACGGATCAGAAGCACGCGTGAGAAAACGACAAAACAGCGCGATCTTCTGTGGCGCTGCGGTAGCGTCAGAACCACTCTCTCTTTGCAATTCAGATGCAAAAGTAGTAAAGACCTTTCTGACAGGCGTCCCGCTCACTCTTGTATTCGCGTCTTACAATCACACGGCAAGGACGCCGAGCGGAACATTCGTCCAGTCCGTAGCGCCTGCTCGGGTATCGCATGACCACTGGTAGCATCAAGGAGGAAAGACTCTATGGAACAACGCGTACGTGTCGGTATTGTCACCGTGTCAGACCGTGCCAGTCGGGGGGAGTACGAAGACAAAGGTGGGCCCGCCATTCAGGCATGGCTCAGCAACGTGCTGCAAACGCCCTGGGAAGCAGTTGCGCGACTGGTTCCCGATGAACAGCCAGAGATTGAAGCGACGCTGCGTGCGCTCTGCGATCAGGAACATTGTTGTCTGGTGGTCACCACCGGCGGCACTGGTCCGGCTCCGCGTGACATCACACCCGATGCCACCGCCAATGTGTGCCCCCGCCTCCTTGATGGCTTTGCCGAGTTGATGCGGAGTGCATCACTCAAAGTTACTCCGACCGCCATTCTCTCTCGGCAGATTGCTGGCGTGCGTGGTCGTACGCTCATTGTGAACCTTCCCGGAAATCCGCCAGCCATCGCCGATTGTTTGGGTGCCATATTCCCTGCCATCCCCTATTGCATCGACCTCATTGGCGGTCCCTATCTAGAAACTCACGAGTCCGTCATCAAAGCCCATCGTCCAAAGCACGCCCAACGGCCCAGCGGAGCATGAGAGCGATATCCGTCCACAATATTTCACTCACACGGAGAAGCGATGATACTGTCCGATCAAGACCTGCGTCTTCGTCTAGCCGGCGGTGAGCGTGTTGTCACTCCACTCGATGATCTGGACGTGCAAATTCAACCAGCAAGCAATTGACCTGCCACTCGGCAACACGTTCGTGCGTTATCGGCTGCCGCATATTCCTTGTGTGGACCTCCCAGGCACGAGTGAAGGAAATGGTCAGCGTTCGTACTGCTCAGAAGCGCTTTTAGGTTCTGTCGCGCTCAGAGAGAGGGAATTCTTACCCTGCTGACGGCTTCTATTGTGACGAATACCGTGGACCGCGGCCCAATCGTTCTACCTCCCTGGTCTGTCGTTGCTCACGGCGATGCTGTTCAGGAGTCACAATACGTGAGCTTGCGGTCACGATGCGTGGCGATGGGGGCGGCATGATCTTCACATCTGCTCTTGAGTGCCTCGCCGAAGACACACCACCACGTTCCACACATTCGCGCAGTTGCTGTAACTCTTGCAGAAGCACCTGTTTCCGCACGGACGATGTCGAGGCAATATCGATCCGCCAGGCGGCATAGGCTTTGGCGGGGTCGCTCACTCTCAGATACGGAGTAAGCTGAAACGGCTCGCGTGGCAATGACGGCTCAGCAGCGAGAAACCAGTCAATCACGTCGGCCAATTCTGGAGGCTCTACCATACGTCGGCCCCCTGCGGCCAACCTGGTGGCATCGCCACTCAGCCTCGTAGGTGCCGTCGGCGTCGAGCGGAGCGGCGACGCCGAAAGCGGGGCTTCTGCAGGTATTGATTTCGCCAAGCAACCTCCACGACAGTAGTAACGAGGAGATATCAGGAAAAGACTATGAATGCAATTAAATTGCAAATAAATCCGCACTCAATAATCTGCGAATGCAATGCATTTGCAATACGATCGCATCTATTTTATAGTCTACTCCCGCCCGAAGGAATTTACTCGACAGGAAGGAGGACGCGATGGGGAACTTGGAAGGAAAAGTGGCGATTGTCACAGGCGCAGCGCGTGGCCTCGGCGCCGCCTATTGTGTGGCGCTCGCTCGTGAAGGAGCTGCGGTGATGGCTACGGATATACGTGAGTGCGCGGAGACAGTGGCCGCCGTTGTCGCTGCTGGCGGACGCGCAGTCGGAACGACCGCGGATGTCGCCAACGC harbors:
- a CDS encoding transcriptional repressor, with amino-acid sequence MTASLSTRFFATPRDAGAKRRQTKQRDAILRVLQAASGPLAVQEIHTQAQRELGKIGIATVYRTLKLLQDDQHVAPVTMPTGEVRYEMAGLGHHVHFQCRSCRQVVDLPPSTKAFLRGMRVPAQFVVEACEVTLYGLCAQCT
- a CDS encoding molybdopterin adenylyltransferase, which translates into the protein MEQRVRVGIVTVSDRASRGEYEDKGGPAIQAWLSNVLQTPWEAVARLVPDEQPEIEATLRALCDQEHCCLVVTTGGTGPAPRDITPDATANVCPRLLDGFAELMRSASLKVTPTAILSRQIAGVRGRTLIVNLPGNPPAIADCLGAIFPAIPYCIDLIGGPYLETHESVIKAHRPKHAQRPSGA